A stretch of Spirochaeta cellobiosiphila DSM 17781 DNA encodes these proteins:
- a CDS encoding response regulator, which yields MAHETILIVEDDADILELIAYNLEAQGYKVLRAGNGENGLRQAKEKEPDLVILDIMLPGIDGLDVCRTIKSTPETGNIPIIMLTAKSEDSDIITGLELGADDYIAKPFSPNILIARIRAVLRRKTEKNTKETVIRVQSIKIDVSRHEVFIDDEPINLSATEFAILKFLAENPGWVFSRNQIIDAVRGGNYPVTERSVDVQILGLRKKLGTQGSCIETVRGIGYRLQGAR from the coding sequence ATGGCTCACGAGACAATATTGATTGTTGAAGATGACGCAGATATTTTAGAACTAATTGCTTACAACCTGGAAGCTCAAGGATATAAGGTTCTTCGGGCAGGTAATGGGGAAAATGGACTAAGGCAGGCCAAGGAAAAAGAACCGGATCTAGTCATATTGGATATCATGTTACCCGGTATTGATGGACTGGATGTGTGTAGAACAATTAAATCGACCCCTGAGACAGGGAACATACCTATCATAATGTTAACAGCCAAAAGCGAGGATTCTGATATCATCACCGGCCTGGAATTAGGAGCCGATGACTATATTGCCAAACCTTTTAGCCCTAATATTCTCATAGCCAGGATCAGAGCCGTATTAAGAAGAAAAACAGAAAAGAACACAAAAGAAACCGTAATTCGAGTACAAAGCATAAAAATAGATGTGTCCCGACACGAAGTCTTTATCGATGACGAACCTATTAATTTGTCTGCTACCGAATTCGCTATACTTAAGTTTTTAGCAGAAAATCCCGGTTGGGTATTCTCACGCAATCAAATCATAGATGCAGTCAGAGGTGGGAACTATCCTGTAACCGAACGTTCTGTAGACGTGCAGATCCTGGGACTTCGAAAGAAATTAGGAACACAAGGTTCTTGTATTGAAACGGTCAGAGGTATAGGTTACAGGTTGCAAGGAGCTCGTTAG
- a CDS encoding sensor histidine kinase: protein MRPKTLLAQLYSVYILTIFISFLILTIISITSIRSQSIQNITSELTDQAVIWRSISSNSALASSLTALDKNLKEITSSSKTRVTVVNKQGNVVADSDYDVTIMENHNKRPEVQEAMLGKIGVATRYSRTLNQDMLYVAIPYYNDGGDIIGVVRTAKAITSIKEEMGNTLERVGLFSIFILIITAIITWFTANRITKQLSLLTKAAEAFSKRDFTHPLPDKKTTEIAQLSNTIVKMATDLNEGIITTERQKKELEAMLSSMVEAVIVIDNQLRIKSVNPAASQIFRIEETKVKGLSLLEVFHSTELHKLAMTTDHTSFQEKDITLTGPPEQYFRVHSTLLTGENNQKVGILMVMNNITRMKRLERMRQDFVANVSHELRTPITSIMGFVETLRNGALSQPQHAEHFLSIIDKQSHRLASIIDDLLSLSGIEQVEGGEIERHNFNLTTTLQSCVQTQQQICEKKNIGIKIDCSDRLIINANSLLIEQAIQNLVSNAVKYSPEKSLIQIQAEQNKTSTIIRVIDNGPGIPEQYLERIFERFFRVDKARSREVGGTGLGLAIVKHIAMVHGGTVEVESDEGSGSTFTLTIPR, encoded by the coding sequence GTGCGGCCTAAAACCTTATTAGCCCAACTTTACTCAGTATATATTTTAACCATATTCATCTCTTTTCTGATACTAACCATTATCAGCATCACCTCCATACGCTCACAATCAATTCAAAACATAACCAGTGAATTGACAGATCAAGCCGTTATATGGAGGAGCATATCTTCCAATTCTGCTTTAGCCAGTTCCTTAACAGCGTTAGATAAAAACCTGAAAGAGATCACTAGCAGTTCTAAAACCAGAGTTACAGTAGTGAATAAACAAGGAAACGTTGTAGCAGACTCGGATTATGATGTCACTATCATGGAGAACCATAACAAACGTCCCGAAGTTCAAGAGGCTATGTTGGGAAAAATTGGTGTGGCCACCCGCTACTCCCGGACACTCAATCAGGATATGCTATACGTAGCTATCCCCTATTATAATGATGGCGGGGATATCATAGGAGTGGTACGAACCGCCAAAGCGATTACCTCCATTAAGGAGGAAATGGGGAACACCTTAGAAAGGGTGGGCCTCTTCAGTATCTTCATCCTGATCATAACAGCCATCATCACCTGGTTTACAGCCAACAGGATAACCAAACAATTATCCCTCTTAACAAAAGCAGCAGAGGCTTTCTCAAAAAGGGACTTTACCCATCCCCTACCGGATAAAAAGACCACAGAAATAGCCCAGTTAAGTAATACCATCGTAAAAATGGCTACCGACCTTAACGAAGGCATCATCACCACAGAAAGACAAAAGAAAGAATTAGAAGCCATGCTCTCCAGCATGGTAGAAGCGGTTATCGTCATTGATAATCAATTGAGAATCAAATCAGTCAATCCCGCGGCGTCACAGATCTTTAGAATAGAGGAGACCAAAGTAAAGGGGTTAAGCCTTTTAGAAGTATTCCATTCTACAGAACTCCATAAATTAGCCATGACCACTGACCACACAAGCTTTCAGGAAAAGGATATAACCCTAACAGGACCTCCGGAGCAGTATTTTAGAGTTCACTCTACCTTGCTCACAGGGGAGAATAATCAAAAAGTAGGCATTCTCATGGTGATGAACAACATTACCAGAATGAAACGACTGGAAAGGATGCGCCAGGATTTCGTAGCTAATGTTAGCCATGAGTTGCGTACTCCTATCACAAGCATAATGGGTTTTGTAGAGACACTCCGTAACGGGGCCCTCTCCCAACCTCAACACGCAGAACACTTCCTTAGTATTATAGACAAACAAAGTCATCGTCTAGCCTCCATCATTGATGATCTTCTTAGCCTAAGTGGGATCGAACAAGTAGAGGGAGGAGAAATTGAAAGACACAATTTTAATCTAACCACAACACTCCAGTCTTGCGTTCAGACACAACAACAGATCTGTGAGAAGAAAAATATTGGAATAAAGATTGATTGTTCTGATCGCCTCATTATCAATGCCAATAGTCTACTCATTGAACAGGCTATTCAGAACCTGGTATCTAATGCAGTAAAGTACAGTCCAGAAAAAAGCCTCATCCAGATACAGGCAGAACAGAATAAGACATCAACCATCATCAGGGTCATTGATAATGGTCCTGGCATACCAGAACAATATCTGGAAAGAATTTTTGAACGCTTCTTTAGGGTAGATAAAGCCCGTAGTCGCGAAGTGGGAGGAACCGGTCTCGGCCTTGCCATCGTCAAACATATTGCCATGGTACACGGGGGCACTGTAGAAGTGGAGAGTGATGAAGGTTCTGGAAGTACTTTTACCCTCACCATTCCCCGTTAA
- a CDS encoding DNA-binding domain-containing protein, which yields MNEQIIYYETQKNHVNEEAGYHGKIQYIDHLDPNDIIDSMVAKNTTITRQDALAVISLYEEVIIEHLQKGYSLATGLFQARLFMKGRFQKEGDLFDKDKHTTHVVFRPAIGLNDKISSHISFHKRQEGITKQYLKGIHDFASDSNIPNEEGYYKITRGNAFALTGSNLKIYHYEGRYKLNLKDSSGKIYDLKPANITPSKLTSSLARDLPEGLYTLSYQVEYGQIIRDYGNLKVQIGD from the coding sequence ATGAATGAACAAATTATCTATTATGAAACACAGAAAAATCATGTAAATGAAGAGGCTGGCTACCATGGAAAGATCCAATATATAGATCATCTAGATCCTAACGATATTATTGATAGTATGGTGGCCAAGAACACGACCATCACCAGACAGGACGCCCTGGCCGTTATTAGCCTCTATGAAGAGGTCATTATTGAGCATTTACAAAAAGGATATTCCCTCGCTACAGGCTTGTTTCAGGCTCGCTTATTTATGAAAGGCCGCTTTCAAAAGGAAGGTGATCTCTTTGATAAGGATAAACATACTACTCATGTCGTCTTTCGTCCTGCTATCGGTCTTAATGACAAGATCAGTTCCCATATCAGCTTTCATAAAAGACAAGAGGGAATAACAAAACAGTATTTGAAGGGAATCCATGATTTTGCTAGTGATTCGAATATCCCTAATGAAGAGGGGTACTACAAAATCACTAGAGGAAATGCTTTTGCTCTCACAGGCAGTAACTTGAAGATTTATCATTATGAGGGGCGTTACAAACTCAACTTAAAGGACTCTTCTGGAAAGATTTATGATCTAAAGCCGGCCAATATTACCCCTTCAAAGTTAACATCCTCCCTTGCCAGAGACCTTCCTGAAGGCTTGTATACTTTGTCCTATCAGGTCGAGTATGGTCAGATTATTAGAGACTACGGTAACCTCAAAGTTCAGATTGGCGACTAG
- a CDS encoding SPFH domain-containing protein — translation MRKTILFLLIAILFASCTDVNPGYVDVRVHKRGSRAGEIEVLTTGRYGIKLSADDFIFPTFKQNYVWTASRTEGSKNDESFTFPVEGLNVGVDIGVEFAVNPEKVETIFSEYRKDLAGITSGPMRNYIRDAVLRNAKKYTNAENFVSTNGAVDLIEDVEKDTMEYFKPKGIDVSKVYIVGAPRYPSDIVQAIKNKINANLQAIQRENELRESEAEAKKAIAKAQGVADAKLIEARAEAEANRLKQTSYNDAILKAMWIDKWDGKLPTYQAGSDGSVMFSFQ, via the coding sequence ATGAGAAAAACTATTTTATTTTTACTTATTGCCATTTTATTCGCTAGCTGTACAGATGTTAACCCTGGCTATGTAGATGTAAGAGTCCACAAAAGAGGTAGTCGTGCTGGTGAAATCGAAGTTTTAACGACCGGTAGGTATGGAATAAAATTGAGTGCAGATGACTTTATTTTCCCAACTTTTAAACAAAATTATGTATGGACAGCTAGTAGAACGGAAGGATCAAAAAATGATGAATCCTTCACTTTCCCTGTCGAAGGTCTTAATGTTGGTGTTGATATTGGCGTTGAGTTTGCTGTAAATCCTGAAAAGGTGGAGACTATTTTTAGCGAATACCGAAAAGATTTAGCAGGTATCACTTCTGGCCCCATGAGAAACTATATAAGAGATGCTGTGTTAAGAAACGCTAAAAAATATACAAATGCAGAAAACTTTGTATCAACGAATGGAGCTGTTGATCTTATCGAAGATGTGGAAAAGGATACAATGGAATATTTTAAACCAAAAGGAATAGATGTTTCTAAGGTTTATATTGTTGGTGCTCCTCGCTATCCCTCTGATATTGTCCAAGCCATTAAAAATAAAATAAATGCCAATTTACAAGCAATACAAAGAGAAAATGAATTAAGAGAGTCAGAAGCAGAAGCAAAAAAAGCCATCGCTAAAGCCCAAGGTGTAGCTGATGCTAAATTAATAGAAGCGAGAGCCGAAGCTGAAGCTAATAGACTTAAACAAACATCTTATAATGATGCGATCCTAAAAGCCATGTGGATTGATAAATGGGATGGCAAACTACCCACGTATCAAGCTGGCAGTGACGGTAGTGTCATGTTTAGTTTTCAATAA
- a CDS encoding CAP domain-containing protein: protein MWFIVMLFFSALNSYADSQDAPIIDQIINIRLENQLSELREDPILTQTARKYALTLVTEGSLRHRDDSGHGAAYRVQQEGGDYWTVGEILGAGPTVDQILHGWMKSASHRKVILTSKWTRIGWGIAPYEQGYVMVILFA, encoded by the coding sequence ATGTGGTTTATTGTAATGTTATTTTTTAGTGCTTTAAATAGTTATGCTGATTCTCAGGATGCCCCTATCATCGATCAGATCATCAATATTCGACTGGAGAATCAGCTATCAGAACTAAGGGAAGATCCTATTCTCACACAGACAGCCCGTAAATATGCTTTAACCTTGGTTACAGAAGGTTCCCTCCGTCATAGAGATGATTCCGGCCATGGAGCCGCTTACCGGGTTCAGCAGGAAGGGGGGGATTACTGGACCGTAGGGGAGATTCTTGGTGCCGGTCCTACAGTAGATCAGATTCTCCATGGCTGGATGAAAAGTGCCAGTCATAGAAAGGTTATTTTGACATCCAAATGGACACGAATAGGATGGGGGATAGCCCCTTACGAACAGGGCTATGTGATGGTAATTCTTTTTGCATAA
- the fusA gene encoding elongation factor G: MPKTTRNIGIMAHIDAGKTTTTERILFYTGKSHRIGEVDTGNATMDWMEQEQNRGITITSAATSCEWNDVKINIIDTPGHVDFTAEVERSLRVLDGAVAIFCAVGGVEPQSETVWHQADRYKVPRIAFVNKMDRIGADFAAVLEDMRAKLKANPVAIQIPIGAESDFEAVIDLIKMKELHWEGDQGQSIIEKDIRPDLQSQADEWRDKLLDSVSAYSEELTDLYLEGEDIAPELIHKVLREQTLAQTLVPVLTGASLRNIGVQPVLDAVIDYLPSIEELPPVLGHHFKTGDQLEIPRDPKGPLSALVFKIQNDPQAGPMCFVRVYSGVLKSGTAVYNVNKEKKERVNRLLRMHSNRPEQVDAIEAGDIAAVIGFKFAQTGDTIGVDAKSPYLELMDFPEPVISVAIEPKSISDQDKLRNILELLSKEDPTFVYKENEDTGQLVISGMGELHLDVLVTRILDDYKVAAKVGNPQVSYRETVTQKTTLVEEFDKTIGGKSNYAKLKLTLEPTKNEGNIVEVKASTKDIPKQFIEAIKRGLESSFGSGTLLGYPVIDTKVTVEEIDYTEEGATEFAYEAAASLGFDNAFRSATPVQLEPVMQVDIFTPAEYVGDVIGNLTSRGGIVNSMESKTAVEHVKAMAPLVKMFGYSTVLRSQTQGRGTFAMEFDHFAPKQ, encoded by the coding sequence ATGCCGAAAACGACAAGAAATATTGGTATCATGGCCCATATTGATGCCGGTAAAACAACAACAACAGAACGAATCTTGTTCTATACAGGGAAAAGCCATCGTATTGGTGAAGTAGATACAGGTAATGCTACCATGGACTGGATGGAACAGGAACAAAATAGAGGTATCACCATTACCAGTGCTGCCACGTCCTGTGAATGGAATGATGTAAAGATTAACATCATCGATACTCCCGGACATGTTGATTTTACTGCCGAAGTAGAACGATCACTTAGAGTATTAGATGGTGCGGTCGCTATTTTTTGTGCTGTAGGTGGAGTAGAACCACAATCAGAGACAGTATGGCACCAAGCTGACAGATATAAAGTTCCTCGTATTGCTTTTGTGAACAAGATGGACCGGATCGGAGCTGATTTTGCGGCTGTCTTAGAAGATATGCGGGCTAAGCTTAAGGCAAACCCTGTAGCCATCCAAATCCCTATTGGCGCAGAAAGTGATTTTGAAGCTGTCATAGATCTGATAAAAATGAAAGAACTCCACTGGGAGGGAGATCAAGGTCAGAGTATTATTGAAAAAGATATTAGACCGGATTTACAGTCCCAGGCGGATGAATGGAGAGATAAACTCCTTGATAGTGTATCTGCTTACTCAGAAGAACTGACAGACTTATATCTGGAAGGGGAAGACATTGCCCCCGAGTTAATCCATAAGGTGCTCAGAGAGCAAACTCTTGCACAAACCTTGGTCCCTGTTTTAACAGGTGCCAGCTTGAGAAACATTGGTGTACAGCCTGTATTGGATGCCGTCATTGACTACTTACCCTCAATTGAGGAATTACCCCCTGTTCTCGGACATCACTTCAAGACAGGTGACCAACTTGAGATTCCCAGAGATCCTAAGGGGCCTTTATCTGCCTTGGTTTTTAAAATTCAGAATGATCCTCAAGCAGGTCCAATGTGTTTTGTCCGGGTCTATTCTGGTGTCCTAAAAAGCGGAACGGCTGTTTATAATGTTAATAAAGAAAAAAAAGAACGGGTTAACCGTCTCTTAAGAATGCACTCCAATAGGCCAGAACAGGTAGATGCTATTGAAGCAGGAGATATTGCCGCAGTTATAGGATTCAAGTTTGCCCAGACAGGAGATACCATCGGAGTTGATGCTAAGTCACCCTATCTGGAATTGATGGATTTTCCCGAGCCTGTTATCTCTGTTGCGATTGAGCCTAAGTCTATCTCTGATCAGGATAAACTTCGTAATATCCTGGAACTTTTGAGTAAAGAAGATCCTACTTTTGTTTACAAGGAAAATGAAGACACAGGACAATTAGTCATCTCCGGAATGGGGGAACTTCATCTGGATGTTCTTGTGACTCGAATCCTGGATGATTACAAGGTGGCCGCCAAGGTCGGTAATCCTCAGGTATCCTATCGTGAGACAGTTACCCAGAAGACAACCCTCGTTGAAGAGTTCGATAAAACCATTGGTGGCAAGTCTAATTATGCCAAGCTCAAGTTAACCCTGGAGCCTACGAAGAACGAAGGAAATATCGTTGAAGTGAAAGCTTCTACCAAGGATATACCCAAGCAATTCATTGAGGCGATTAAAAGAGGTCTTGAGTCCTCCTTTGGTTCTGGGACATTACTTGGTTATCCCGTTATTGACACGAAGGTTACTGTAGAAGAGATTGACTATACAGAAGAAGGGGCTACAGAGTTTGCCTATGAAGCAGCAGCTTCTCTTGGTTTCGATAATGCCTTTAGATCCGCTACACCCGTTCAACTAGAACCGGTAATGCAAGTGGATATTTTCACACCTGCTGAATATGTGGGTGATGTTATTGGGAATTTAACCAGCCGGGGAGGTATTGTGAACAGCATGGAAAGTAAAACTGCTGTTGAACATGTTAAAGCCATGGCTCCTTTGGTTAAGATGTTTGGTTATTCCACTGTTTTAAGAAGTCAGACCCAAGGAAGGGGAACCTTTGCTATGGAGTTTGATCACTTCGCCCCTAAACAATAA
- a CDS encoding citrate/2-methylcitrate synthase, which translates to MDKTSKLNSFLERYTNVAQAQNKIDPRVYEKWNVKRGLRNSDGTGVVVGLTEVGEVHGYIMDEGDKVPAPGRLLYRGYDVKDLVTGFQKDKRYGFEEATYLLLFGSLPTSSELAEFTGLLSDLRELPNGLIEDSILKFPSRNIMNKLARTVLVYYSYDEDPENLSISNILRQSVELIARFPVLTAYSYQAMRYNYYNDSLFLHPPQPELSTAENFLYMVRQDSQFTPLEAELLDLALVLHAEHGGGNNSTFSIHLVSSAETDTYSSIGAAIGSLKGRKHGGANIKVWEMFQEIKLNVQNWEDDLEVSEYLAKLLKGEAFDHSGLIYGMGHAVYTLSDPRAELIKEKARELAKEKGREEEFELYNSIERLTPEVFADVKGYRKEICANVDFYTGFVYDMLNIPPELYTPIFAIARIAGWCAHRVEELVSGGKIIRPAYKAVHNRRDYLDMESRISEE; encoded by the coding sequence TTGGATAAAACATCAAAATTGAACTCTTTCCTCGAAAGGTACACCAATGTAGCTCAGGCGCAGAACAAGATTGATCCTAGAGTTTATGAGAAGTGGAATGTCAAAAGAGGATTAAGAAATTCAGATGGCACAGGTGTTGTGGTTGGATTAACCGAAGTAGGTGAAGTACACGGTTATATCATGGATGAAGGGGACAAAGTTCCTGCACCCGGGCGTCTGCTTTATCGGGGCTATGATGTTAAAGATCTTGTAACAGGTTTCCAGAAGGATAAACGATACGGTTTTGAAGAAGCCACTTATCTGTTATTGTTCGGTTCCCTGCCTACATCATCTGAATTAGCTGAATTTACTGGACTCCTTAGTGACTTGCGTGAATTGCCTAATGGTTTAATTGAAGACTCTATTCTTAAGTTCCCCAGTCGGAACATTATGAATAAGCTGGCACGTACTGTACTGGTTTATTATTCCTATGATGAAGATCCTGAGAACTTAAGCATAAGTAATATACTAAGGCAGAGTGTAGAACTCATTGCCCGATTCCCTGTGTTAACAGCTTATAGTTATCAAGCTATGAGATACAATTATTATAATGATAGTTTGTTCCTGCATCCCCCTCAGCCAGAGCTATCAACGGCTGAGAACTTCCTTTACATGGTAAGACAGGATTCCCAATTTACCCCTCTGGAAGCAGAGCTTCTTGATTTGGCTTTGGTTCTTCATGCAGAACACGGGGGAGGGAATAACTCTACTTTTAGTATACACCTTGTCTCTTCAGCAGAAACAGATACCTATTCTTCTATTGGTGCGGCTATCGGTTCCCTAAAAGGGCGCAAACACGGGGGCGCCAATATTAAGGTCTGGGAGATGTTCCAGGAGATCAAACTTAATGTTCAAAACTGGGAAGATGACCTAGAAGTCTCAGAATACCTGGCCAAGCTCCTGAAAGGGGAAGCCTTTGATCATTCCGGTCTTATTTATGGTATGGGACACGCTGTCTATACTTTATCAGATCCTAGAGCAGAACTGATAAAGGAAAAAGCGAGAGAATTAGCCAAGGAGAAGGGGCGTGAAGAGGAATTCGAATTATATAATTCTATCGAAAGACTCACTCCTGAAGTCTTTGCAGACGTTAAAGGATATCGTAAGGAAATATGTGCCAATGTGGACTTCTACACAGGTTTTGTCTATGACATGTTAAATATTCCCCCTGAGTTATATACGCCTATCTTTGCGATAGCCCGTATCGCCGGTTGGTGTGCCCACCGGGTAGAGGAACTTGTCTCTGGAGGTAAGATCATCCGACCTGCCTACAAAGCCGTTCATAACAGACGGGATTATCTTGATATGGAATCCCGTATCAGTGAAGAATAA
- a CDS encoding cation:proton antiporter has protein sequence MKRLLVLLIVLLIPSSVFAEGQGVTQLMTELVVQLGIILFAARLGGRFFKKIGLPGVLGEMIAGILIGPFLLGSIPIPGFPHGIFALHQGDIPVTVELYGFSTIASVILLFLAGLETDINMFLRYSLKGSLIGIGGLTIPFILGDLTAVWLMNVDFMDPPALFLGVISMATSVGISARILSEKKKMDSPEGVTILAAAVIDDVLGIIFLAIVVGIAESITKGHGGLSWSHIGIITAKAFGVWLGFSALGLLFSKRISKFLKSFNSIPAFSVLSLGMALVLAGVFEHAGLAMIIGAYVMGLSLSKTDISYVIQENLFGLHEFFVPIFFTVMGMLVNVKSLMAPQVLIVGLVYSAGSVLGKVIGCGLPSLGLGFNKKGALRIGFGMIPRGEVSLIIAGIGLSSGYLSPDLFGIAVIMTLISVLVAPSLFEKALAIPGIGTHKEAKGTDTVITEYDLPSPEVGEFLVTKLISSLEHEGFFIHMMELGTRVYQLRKDDIFCTLEVDKNQLRFITAREDLAFIKTLIYESLIDMNNIMKEVKNLAKPDEMRKELATEAHNRGDFHIHDYLDQEDVELDLKSNTKDDIIGELVNILYNSGKIPESEEAIAAVFEREASMSTGMQNGVAIPHGRSSGIDTVKVAIGVKKGGIPFDSIDGKPSNIFLLLISPKDAPGPHLKVLSSISAALNKEEVRQGILTAQSRSDLLSIIDQGIKDKK, from the coding sequence ATGAAAAGATTACTGGTTTTACTCATTGTATTACTAATTCCGTCAAGTGTTTTCGCAGAAGGTCAAGGGGTAACCCAATTAATGACAGAATTGGTTGTACAGTTGGGTATTATTCTCTTCGCAGCCAGATTAGGCGGACGTTTTTTTAAGAAAATTGGTTTGCCTGGTGTGTTAGGGGAGATGATAGCTGGTATTCTCATTGGGCCCTTCCTTCTAGGGAGTATTCCTATTCCTGGCTTTCCCCACGGGATCTTTGCTCTTCATCAGGGGGATATCCCTGTAACAGTCGAATTATACGGTTTTTCAACAATAGCTAGTGTCATTCTGCTCTTCCTGGCAGGTCTGGAAACGGACATAAATATGTTCCTAAGATATAGTTTAAAAGGAAGTTTGATCGGTATAGGCGGTTTGACCATTCCTTTTATCTTAGGGGATCTTACTGCTGTTTGGTTGATGAACGTAGACTTTATGGATCCTCCTGCTCTTTTTCTTGGTGTCATCAGTATGGCCACTTCCGTTGGTATTAGTGCCAGAATCCTGTCTGAAAAAAAGAAAATGGATAGTCCCGAAGGGGTTACTATATTAGCTGCTGCTGTAATAGATGATGTGTTAGGTATTATTTTTCTGGCCATCGTCGTTGGAATAGCTGAAAGTATTACAAAAGGGCATGGTGGTTTAAGCTGGAGTCATATTGGTATCATTACAGCAAAAGCCTTTGGTGTGTGGCTTGGTTTTAGTGCACTTGGTCTCCTTTTTAGTAAACGAATCAGTAAGTTCCTTAAATCCTTTAATAGCATCCCGGCCTTCTCCGTCCTTTCTTTAGGTATGGCCTTGGTCTTGGCAGGGGTCTTCGAACATGCGGGATTAGCCATGATTATCGGGGCTTATGTTATGGGATTAAGCTTATCCAAGACAGATATTAGTTATGTCATACAGGAGAACCTCTTTGGCCTTCATGAGTTTTTTGTGCCTATTTTCTTTACGGTTATGGGAATGCTCGTTAATGTTAAGAGTTTGATGGCACCTCAAGTGCTCATTGTAGGTCTCGTGTATTCGGCAGGATCTGTGCTTGGTAAGGTCATTGGATGCGGTCTGCCTTCCCTAGGGTTAGGTTTTAATAAAAAGGGAGCCCTGAGGATTGGGTTTGGGATGATACCACGTGGGGAAGTTTCCCTGATCATTGCCGGTATTGGTTTGTCATCAGGTTATCTGAGTCCTGATCTCTTTGGTATTGCTGTTATTATGACCTTAATATCCGTATTGGTTGCTCCTTCTCTCTTCGAAAAAGCTCTGGCCATTCCTGGTATAGGTACCCATAAGGAAGCAAAAGGTACAGATACTGTTATAACGGAATACGATTTACCATCCCCGGAAGTGGGCGAGTTCCTTGTTACTAAACTAATCAGTTCTCTGGAACACGAAGGCTTTTTTATCCATATGATGGAATTAGGTACCAGGGTGTATCAACTACGGAAAGACGACATCTTCTGTACTCTGGAAGTAGATAAGAACCAATTAAGGTTTATCACAGCCCGTGAGGATCTGGCTTTTATAAAAACCCTCATCTACGAATCCTTAATTGATATGAACAATATAATGAAAGAGGTGAAGAATCTGGCTAAACCTGATGAAATGCGCAAAGAATTAGCAACAGAAGCTCATAATAGAGGAGATTTCCATATCCATGACTATCTTGATCAAGAAGATGTCGAATTGGATTTGAAATCAAATACAAAAGATGATATAATAGGCGAACTCGTCAATATATTATACAACTCAGGCAAAATTCCCGAATCTGAAGAGGCTATTGCAGCTGTGTTTGAGAGGGAAGCTTCTATGAGTACAGGTATGCAGAACGGTGTAGCCATTCCTCATGGCCGTAGTTCCGGCATCGACACAGTTAAGGTAGCTATAGGCGTTAAGAAAGGGGGGATTCCCTTTGATAGTATCGATGGTAAACCCAGCAATATATTTTTACTGTTGATATCACCAAAAGATGCTCCAGGACCCCATCTTAAGGTTCTCTCTTCTATCAGTGCAGCGCTAAATAAGGAGGAGGTCCGTCAAGGCATACTAACGGCTCAATCAAGAAGCGATCTGTTGTCAATTATTGACCAGGGCATAAAAGATAAAAAATAA
- the trmB gene encoding tRNA (guanosine(46)-N7)-methyltransferase TrmB: MTTERRIKSFVKRASRMTPLQEKALQEYKHMILPYTEGKSFKMEDILPSKDKYVLEIGFGMGDATWQIAQNNPDKAYLGVEVHTPGVGKLLYELGSRNLDNMRVISHDVVPVLKDMEAEQLDGVHIFFPDPWPKKRHNKRRLIQSDFLKLLSSRVKTGGYIYFVTDWEDYAHWALSYFEAEPSLHNKYSGFADPQEWRPETKFENKGLQKQHHIFELYFIKNE; this comes from the coding sequence ATGACAACAGAAAGAAGAATCAAGAGCTTTGTCAAAAGAGCCAGTCGAATGACTCCCTTACAAGAGAAAGCTTTACAGGAATATAAACACATGATCCTTCCCTATACAGAAGGGAAGTCTTTTAAGATGGAAGATATTCTTCCGAGCAAAGACAAATACGTCCTTGAGATAGGATTTGGAATGGGGGATGCCACCTGGCAGATTGCCCAGAACAACCCAGATAAAGCATACTTAGGAGTAGAGGTTCACACTCCCGGTGTGGGCAAGCTTCTCTATGAATTAGGCTCTAGAAATCTAGATAATATGCGGGTAATCTCCCATGATGTGGTCCCGGTTCTCAAGGATATGGAAGCTGAACAATTAGATGGTGTTCATATCTTTTTTCCAGACCCCTGGCCTAAAAAAAGGCATAATAAGAGACGTTTAATACAAAGTGATTTTCTAAAACTCCTGAGTAGCAGAGTCAAAACAGGGGGCTATATATACTTCGTAACAGATTGGGAAGATTACGCTCACTGGGCTTTATCTTATTTTGAAGCAGAACCTTCACTGCATAATAAGTATTCAGGATTTGCGGACCCGCAAGAGTGGCGTCCTGAAACAAAGTTTGAGAATAAAGGATTACAAAAGCAACATCATATATTTGAATTATACTTTATTAAAAATGAATAG